In the genome of Cryptosporangium aurantiacum, the window AGGATCGCCCAGACCGTCCGGTCGAGTTCGACGCCGAGCAGCCCGTCCGGGCCGATCAGCGCGAGGAACGCCGCCCCGACGACGACGGTCGGCAGCACGAACGGCACCGTGACCAGCGCCTTCAGCAGCGCCCGCCCGGGCAGGGCGAAACGGGCGAGCATCGCCGCGCCGGGCAGCGCGATCAGCACGGTGAGCACGGTGGAGGCCGTCGCCTGCCAGACCGTGAACCAGAGCACGCTGCGCACGCCCGGATCGGTCAGCAGCTCGCCCGGCGCGCCCTCACCGAGCCCGAGGCTCAGCAGGGACGCGACCGGATAGGCGAAGAAGACCGCGAGGAAGGCGAGCGGAACGACGCTCAGCGCAAGACGGCGTTTGTCCACTCGTCGATCCACGCTTCACGGTTCTTGGTGATCTGGTCGGCGGGGAGCGTCAGCGGCTTCGCGGGAACCGCAGCGTACTTCGTGAACTCGGCCGGCAGCGGCGTGCCGTCGACCGCGGGGAACACGAACATCTGCAGCGGGACGTCCTTCTGGAACGCCGGCGAGAGCAGGAAGTCGAGCAGCTTCTTCCCGTTCTCCGGGTTCTCCGCGCCGTCCAGCAGACCGGCGTACTCGACCTGGCGGAAGCAGGTGTCGGTGACCACCGCCGTCGGCGCGTCGGCCGGCTTCTTCTCCGCGTAGACGACCTCGGCGGGCGGGCTGGACGCGTACGAGACGACCAGCGGCCGGTCGCCCTTGCCCTGCGAGCCGATCGTGAAGCGCTGCTGGTAGGCCTCCTCCCAGCCGTCAACGACCAGGGCGCCGTTCGCCTTCAGCTTCGTCCAGTAGTCCTTCCAGCCGTCCTCGCCCTCGGTAGCGATGCTGCCGAGCAGGAACGCGAGCCCTGGCGAGGACGTCGCCGGGTTCTCGACCACGAGCAGGTCCTTGTAGGCGGGCTTCAGCAGGTCGGCGTAGCTGGCCGGGGGCGCGATCTTCTTGCCGGCGAACCAGGCCTTGTCGTAGTTGACGCAGACGTCGCCGTAGTCGACCGGGGTGGCCTTGCCATCGGTGCCCTGCGTCAGCGCGGCCGGGACGCCGTCGAGACCCTTCGCCTCGTACTCGGTGAAGATGTCGGCGCCGACCGCCCGGGACAGAAACGTGTTGTCGACGCCGAACAGCACGTCGCCCTGCGGGTTGCCCTTGCTCAGCACGGCCTTGTTCACCAGCGCGCCGGCGTCGCCGCTGCGGAGGACCTTCACGGTCAGGCCGCTCTGCTTCTTGAAGTCGGCCAGCACCGCGTCGCTGACCGCGAACGACTCGTGGGTGACGAGCGTGACGGTCTTGGACTCGGTCTTGGTGTCGTCGTCCGACGACGAGCACGCCGCGAGTGCCGCGACTAGTAGTACAGCGGTAAGTAAACGTGGGGTGCGCATCCGG includes:
- a CDS encoding thiamine ABC transporter substrate-binding protein, giving the protein MRTPRLLTAVLLVAALAACSSSDDDTKTESKTVTLVTHESFAVSDAVLADFKKQSGLTVKVLRSGDAGALVNKAVLSKGNPQGDVLFGVDNTFLSRAVGADIFTEYEAKGLDGVPAALTQGTDGKATPVDYGDVCVNYDKAWFAGKKIAPPASYADLLKPAYKDLLVVENPATSSPGLAFLLGSIATEGEDGWKDYWTKLKANGALVVDGWEEAYQQRFTIGSQGKGDRPLVVSYASSPPAEVVYAEKKPADAPTAVVTDTCFRQVEYAGLLDGAENPENGKKLLDFLLSPAFQKDVPLQMFVFPAVDGTPLPAEFTKYAAVPAKPLTLPADQITKNREAWIDEWTNAVLR